The following proteins are co-located in the Triticum aestivum cultivar Chinese Spring chromosome 1A, IWGSC CS RefSeq v2.1, whole genome shotgun sequence genome:
- the LOC123057014 gene encoding myb-related protein 308: protein MGRSPCCEKEHTNKGAWTKEEDQRLIAYIRANGEGCWRSLPKAAGLLRCGKSCRLRWMNYLRPDLKRGNFTDEEDELIIRLHSLLGNKWSLIAGQLPGRTDNEIKNYWNTHIKRKLLSRGMDPHTHRPLTAVDGGAASSRPAHIAVPARAAPPTMFALPTKQPPVDSSSSDGSSGATSTGEPRCPDLNLDLSVGPPAADTPTSHPVCLCRHLGLRGGAACSCRQGDSPGSQGGGFRYFRPLEEGQYI from the exons ATGGGGAGGTCGCCGTGCTGCGAGAAGGAGCACACCAACAAGGGGGCGTGGACCAAGGAGGAGGACCAGCGGCTGATCGCCTACATCAGGGCCAACGGCGAGGGCTGCTGGCGCTCGCTGCCCAAGGCGGCGGGCCTGCTGCGGTGCGGCAAGAGCTGCCGCCTCCGCTGGATGAACTACCTCCGCCCCGACCTCAAGCGCGGCAACTTCACCGACGAGGAAGACgagctcatcatccgcctccacAGCCTCCTCGGCAACAA GTGGTCGCTGATCGCCGGCCAGCTGCCGGGCCGGACGGACAACGAGATCAAGAACTACTGGAACACGCACATCAAGCGCAAGCTCCTCTCCCGCGGCATGGACCCCCACACGCACCGCCCGCTCACCGCCGTCGACGGCGGCGCCGCGTCGTCCCGCCCGGCACACATCGCAGTGCCGGCGAGGGCAGCGCCGCCCACGATGTTCGCCCTGCCAACAAAGCAGCCTCCCGTGGATTCCTCCTCCTCCGACGGCAGCAGCGGCGCGACGAGCACGGGGGAGCCGCGATGCCCCGACCTGAACCTGGACCTGTCGGTAGGCCCGCCGGCGGCCGACACGCCGACCTCGCACCCCGTCTGCCTCTGCCGCCACCTCGGCCTCCGAGGCGGGGCGGCGTGCAGCTGCCGCCAGGGCGACAGCCCGGGCTCCCAGGGGGGCGGGTTCAGATATTTCAGGCCGCTGGAGGAAGGCCAGTACATATGA